One Echeneis naucrates chromosome 16, fEcheNa1.1, whole genome shotgun sequence DNA window includes the following coding sequences:
- the LOC115057060 gene encoding protein FAM3C-like translates to MMLRQSFTQRILVSGLFLMFLVAFIMLVKKENISFLSQLSLGLRSKDSTGSIKDSTGSIKDSSKSSDPCFSQKTCDEDSFNFYIQSGAANVLAAKICVQNKMVLGGALNNAGSGINIVILNGKTAEVIKMEHFNMYSGDVKPLIDFLTNIEKGSIVLMASFDEPSTKLNDEARKLIADLGSSQVKSLGYRDNWVFVGGKGATGYTSFEKIMKNDNAKNKYDNWPELISLDGCIPKYLE, encoded by the exons ATGATGTTACGACAAAGCTTCACACAAA GGATTTTGGTCAGCGGtctgtttttgatgtttctGGTGGCTTTCATCATGTTGGTTAAAAAAGAGAACATCTCGTTCCTTA GTCAGTTGTCTCTGGGGCTTCGTTCTAAGGACTCTACTGGATCCATTAAGGACTCTACTGGATCCATTAAGGACTCCTCTAAATCTTCAG ACCCGTGTTTCTCTCAGAAAACCTGTGATGAGGATAGCTTCAACTTCTACATCCAAAGTGGAGCAGCGAACGTTCTGGCTGCAAAGATCTGTGTCCAGAACAAAAT GGTTCTTGGCGGAGCCCTGAACAATGCTGGAAGCGGAATAAACATTGTTATTCTGAACG gaaaaacagcagaagtgATAAAAATGGAACACTTCAACATGTATTCTGGAG atgTGAAACCTCTCATTGATTTCCTGACGAACATCGAGAAAGGATCCATCGTCCTGATGGCGTCGTTTGATGAACCTTCCACAAA GTTGAATGACGAGGCCAGGAAGCTGATTGCTGACCTGGGCAGCTCTCAGGTGAAGTCACTGGGATACAGAGATAACTGGGTGTTTGTTGGAGGGAAAGGAGCAACAGGGTACACCAGCTTCGAGAAG ataatgaaaaatgacaatgctaaaaataaatacgACAACTGGCCCGAGCTGATCAGTCTGGACGGCTGCATTCCGAAATATCTggagtga
- the LOC115057024 gene encoding uncharacterized protein LOC115057024 isoform X2: protein MMESALNPLPPFAENSYKMTEEDVKRLIEFRASNEALFTGKRNSAKIAWSTILRGLGLEGKLTADQIAKKWDNLRTKYKDLKQPYQGQDSMGGAVESWPWFHIMDEAMQGRLYNSSLVLSPDAIVNAGHRGNSQPNHNQENTDILEFLIKTEMEDTVAAEAAEDDGTAHTEAPPPEGVPMGWRRMTECSYKMTEPETERMIKLRAANESLFTGRKHSAKPAWRAILYELGLQGKLTTDQLAKKWDNLKRRYKELKFPARGVETNPSSWPWFYRMNDAMEGRFAGAAPILTPIVEDEDEDCEPLSPTPKKRARRTRGGMAEFLTESEMDLLVDNEDKNGSTALGELQRMAEFTYKLTEEDTRRLIELRAANESLFTGRRNTAKPAWRGIVKEMGLTGKITPDQVAKKWDNLKTKFKDLKFPPRGMENQTNPASWPWFQLMSDALEGRLAGKAPRVTPVWTNEEDAVFVSSPPPDRDCLMVERGSVSELESMVGGDNAEADGNITYIDASGEECSTPSDLSYKMTDQDTRKMIKLRAANEVLFTGRRNAAKAAWKAILKELGLQGRVSTYQMAKKWDNLKRRYKDLKYPPVGMESVVDGASSWPWFHLMNEAMEGRLANSAPLLTPVTQDDEQHADPTPRNRSRSTLPPPPASSSDYGQETFCEAAEQSQRSAEVCDGPLGGLDREWEMVERERTALEREREMVERDRAAVERERAAVQAERLWLERERAAVERDRAMLEQERAALGREREVLDQRALMLNSVGHSGHLNALM from the exons ATGATGGAGTCCGCTCTGAACCCGCTGCCTCCGTTCGCCGAAAACTCCTATAAGA TGACAGAGGAGGACGTGAAGAGGCTGATCGAGTTCAGGGCGTCCAACGAGGCTCTGTTCACCGGGAAGAGGAACTCTGCCAAGATCGCATGGAG CACCATCCTTAGAGGTCTGGGTCTGGAGGGGAAGCTGACGGCCGACCAGATCGCCAAGAAATGGGACAACCTGCGGACGAAGTACAAG GACCTGAAGCAGCCCTACCAGGGCCAGGACTCCATGGGGGGCGCGGTGGAGTCGTGGCCGTGGTTCCACATCATGGATGAGGCCATGCAGGGTCGACTCTACAACAGCAGCCTGGTACTGAGCCCGGACGCCATCGTCAACGCTGGTCACCGTGGCAACAGCCAACCTAACCACAACCAGGAGAACACAGACATCCTGGAGTTCCTCATCAAGACGGAGATGGAGGACACGGTggctgcagaggcagcagaggacGATGGGACGGCGCACACAGAGGCCCCGCCCCCTGAGGGCGTGCCCATGGGCTGGAGGAGGATGACCGAGTGCTCCTATAAAA TGACGGAGCCGGAGACGGAGCGGATGATCAAACTGAGAGCTGCCAACGAGTCGCTCTTCACCGGCAGGAAACATTCAGCCAAACCGGCCTGGAG AGCCATCCTGTATGAGCTGGGCCTTCAGGGGAAACTGACCACAGACCAGTTGGCCAAGAAGTGGGACAACCTGAAGAGGAGATACAAG GAGCTGAAGTTTCCAGCTCGTGGCGTGGAGACCAACCCCAGCTCTTGGCCCTGGTTCTACCGAATGAATGATGCCATGGAGGGACGCTTCGCTGGCGCCGCCCCTATCCTCACGCCCATCGTGGAGGACGAAGACGAAGACTGTGAGCCGCTGTCACCGACACCAAAGAAACGAGCCCGTCGGACCCGAGGGGGCATGGCCGAGTTTCTGACTGAGTCTGAGATGGATCTGCTGGTCGACAACGAGGACAAGAACGGGTCCACGGCGCTGGGAGAGCTGCAACGGATGGCAGAGTTCACCTACAAAc TGACAGAAGAAGATACCAGGCGGCTCATCGAGCTACGAGCTGCCAACGAGTCGCTGTTCACGGGGAGGAGGAACACAGCTAAACCAGCATGGAG AGGGATCGTGAAGGAGATGGGTCTGACAGGGAAGATCACACCTGACCAGGTCGCTAAGAAGTGGGACAACCTGAAGACCAAGTTCAAG GACCTGAAGTTCCCCCCCCGGGGAATGGAGAACCAGACCAACCCCGCCTCCTGGCCCTGGTTCCAGCTGATGAGCGATGCTCTGGAGGGACGCTTGGCGGGGAAAGCTCCAAGAGTGACGCCTGTCTGGACCAACGAGGAGGACGCCGTCTTTGTCTCGTCTCCTCCCCCGGACAGAGACTGTCTTATGGTGGAGAGGGGCAGCGTGTCAGAGCTGGAGAGCATGGTGGGCGGGGACAAcgctgaggctgatgggaacaTCACATACATCGACGCCAGCGGAGAAGAATGTTCAACTCCCTCCGACCTGTCTTATAAAA tgacgGATCAGGACACCAGGAAGATGATTAAACTTCGAGCTGCTAATGAAGTTTTGTTCACTGGGAGGAGAAACGCTGCCAAAGCTGCCTGGAa GGCCATTCTGAAGGAGCTGGGCCTGCAGGGGAGAGTTTCAACCTACCAGATGGCCAAGAAGTGGGACAATCTGAAGAGGAGGTACAAG GATCTGAAGTATCCTCCTGTGGGGATGGAGAGCGTTGTGGATGGTGCCTCCTCCTGGCCGTGGTTTCACCTGATGAACGAAGCCATGGAGGGCCGGCTGGCGAACAGcgcccccctcctcacccctgTCACCCAGGACGATGAGCAGCACGCTGACCCCACCCCCAGAAACAGGTCCCGCTccaccctcccccctccaccggCTTCTTCCTCAGACTACGGACAGGAAACTTTCTGCGAGGCGGCGGAGCAGAGCCAGCGGAGTGCAGAGGTGTGCGATGGGCCGCTGGGGGGGCTGGACAGAGAGTGGGAAATGGTCGAGCGGGAGAGGACGGcgctggagagagagagggagatggtggAGAGAGATCGGGcagcagtggagagagagagggcggcGGTGCAGGCAGAGAGGTTGTGGttggagagagagcgagcagcGGTGGAGCGGGACAGAGCTATGTTGGAGCAGGAGCGGGCAGCGCTGGGCCGAGAGCGGGAAGTCCTGGACCAGAGAGCCCTGATGCTGAACTCGGTGGGACACTCCGGACACCTGAACGCCCTCATGTAG
- the LOC115057024 gene encoding uncharacterized protein LOC115057024 isoform X1 yields MMESALNPLPPFAENSYKMTEEDVKRLIEFRASNEALFTGKRNSAKIAWSTILRGLGLEGKLTADQIAKKWDNLRTKYKDLKQPYQGQDSMGGAVESWPWFHIMDEAMQGRLYNSSLVLSPDAIVNAGHRGNSQPNHNQENTDILEFLIKTEMEDTVAAEAAEDDGTAHTEAPPPEGVPMGWRRMTECSYKMTEPETERMIKLRAANESLFTGRKHSAKPAWRAILYELGLQGKLTTDQLAKKWDNLKRRYKELKFPARGVETNPSSWPWFYRMNDAMEGRFAGAAPILTPIVEDEDEDCEPLSPTPKKRARRTRGGMAEFLTESEMDLLVDNEDKNGSTALGELQRMAEFTYKLTEEDTRRLIELRAANESLFTGRRNTAKPAWRGIVKEMGLTGKITPDQVAKKWDNLKTKFKDLKFPPRGMENQTNPASWPWFQLMSDALEGRLAGKAPRVTPVWTNEEDAVFVSSPPPDRDCLMVERGSVSELESMVGGDNAEADGNITYIDASGEECSTPSDLSYKSKSAVTDQDTRKMIKLRAANEVLFTGRRNAAKAAWKAILKELGLQGRVSTYQMAKKWDNLKRRYKDLKYPPVGMESVVDGASSWPWFHLMNEAMEGRLANSAPLLTPVTQDDEQHADPTPRNRSRSTLPPPPASSSDYGQETFCEAAEQSQRSAEVCDGPLGGLDREWEMVERERTALEREREMVERDRAAVERERAAVQAERLWLERERAAVERDRAMLEQERAALGREREVLDQRALMLNSVGHSGHLNALM; encoded by the exons ATGATGGAGTCCGCTCTGAACCCGCTGCCTCCGTTCGCCGAAAACTCCTATAAGA TGACAGAGGAGGACGTGAAGAGGCTGATCGAGTTCAGGGCGTCCAACGAGGCTCTGTTCACCGGGAAGAGGAACTCTGCCAAGATCGCATGGAG CACCATCCTTAGAGGTCTGGGTCTGGAGGGGAAGCTGACGGCCGACCAGATCGCCAAGAAATGGGACAACCTGCGGACGAAGTACAAG GACCTGAAGCAGCCCTACCAGGGCCAGGACTCCATGGGGGGCGCGGTGGAGTCGTGGCCGTGGTTCCACATCATGGATGAGGCCATGCAGGGTCGACTCTACAACAGCAGCCTGGTACTGAGCCCGGACGCCATCGTCAACGCTGGTCACCGTGGCAACAGCCAACCTAACCACAACCAGGAGAACACAGACATCCTGGAGTTCCTCATCAAGACGGAGATGGAGGACACGGTggctgcagaggcagcagaggacGATGGGACGGCGCACACAGAGGCCCCGCCCCCTGAGGGCGTGCCCATGGGCTGGAGGAGGATGACCGAGTGCTCCTATAAAA TGACGGAGCCGGAGACGGAGCGGATGATCAAACTGAGAGCTGCCAACGAGTCGCTCTTCACCGGCAGGAAACATTCAGCCAAACCGGCCTGGAG AGCCATCCTGTATGAGCTGGGCCTTCAGGGGAAACTGACCACAGACCAGTTGGCCAAGAAGTGGGACAACCTGAAGAGGAGATACAAG GAGCTGAAGTTTCCAGCTCGTGGCGTGGAGACCAACCCCAGCTCTTGGCCCTGGTTCTACCGAATGAATGATGCCATGGAGGGACGCTTCGCTGGCGCCGCCCCTATCCTCACGCCCATCGTGGAGGACGAAGACGAAGACTGTGAGCCGCTGTCACCGACACCAAAGAAACGAGCCCGTCGGACCCGAGGGGGCATGGCCGAGTTTCTGACTGAGTCTGAGATGGATCTGCTGGTCGACAACGAGGACAAGAACGGGTCCACGGCGCTGGGAGAGCTGCAACGGATGGCAGAGTTCACCTACAAAc TGACAGAAGAAGATACCAGGCGGCTCATCGAGCTACGAGCTGCCAACGAGTCGCTGTTCACGGGGAGGAGGAACACAGCTAAACCAGCATGGAG AGGGATCGTGAAGGAGATGGGTCTGACAGGGAAGATCACACCTGACCAGGTCGCTAAGAAGTGGGACAACCTGAAGACCAAGTTCAAG GACCTGAAGTTCCCCCCCCGGGGAATGGAGAACCAGACCAACCCCGCCTCCTGGCCCTGGTTCCAGCTGATGAGCGATGCTCTGGAGGGACGCTTGGCGGGGAAAGCTCCAAGAGTGACGCCTGTCTGGACCAACGAGGAGGACGCCGTCTTTGTCTCGTCTCCTCCCCCGGACAGAGACTGTCTTATGGTGGAGAGGGGCAGCGTGTCAGAGCTGGAGAGCATGGTGGGCGGGGACAAcgctgaggctgatgggaacaTCACATACATCGACGCCAGCGGAGAAGAATGTTCAACTCCCTCCGACCTGTCTTATAAAAGTAAGAGTGCAG tgacgGATCAGGACACCAGGAAGATGATTAAACTTCGAGCTGCTAATGAAGTTTTGTTCACTGGGAGGAGAAACGCTGCCAAAGCTGCCTGGAa GGCCATTCTGAAGGAGCTGGGCCTGCAGGGGAGAGTTTCAACCTACCAGATGGCCAAGAAGTGGGACAATCTGAAGAGGAGGTACAAG GATCTGAAGTATCCTCCTGTGGGGATGGAGAGCGTTGTGGATGGTGCCTCCTCCTGGCCGTGGTTTCACCTGATGAACGAAGCCATGGAGGGCCGGCTGGCGAACAGcgcccccctcctcacccctgTCACCCAGGACGATGAGCAGCACGCTGACCCCACCCCCAGAAACAGGTCCCGCTccaccctcccccctccaccggCTTCTTCCTCAGACTACGGACAGGAAACTTTCTGCGAGGCGGCGGAGCAGAGCCAGCGGAGTGCAGAGGTGTGCGATGGGCCGCTGGGGGGGCTGGACAGAGAGTGGGAAATGGTCGAGCGGGAGAGGACGGcgctggagagagagagggagatggtggAGAGAGATCGGGcagcagtggagagagagagggcggcGGTGCAGGCAGAGAGGTTGTGGttggagagagagcgagcagcGGTGGAGCGGGACAGAGCTATGTTGGAGCAGGAGCGGGCAGCGCTGGGCCGAGAGCGGGAAGTCCTGGACCAGAGAGCCCTGATGCTGAACTCGGTGGGACACTCCGGACACCTGAACGCCCTCATGTAG
- the LOC115057024 gene encoding uncharacterized protein LOC115057024 isoform X3 — MGGAVESWPWFHIMDEAMQGRLYNSSLVLSPDAIVNAGHRGNSQPNHNQENTDILEFLIKTEMEDTVAAEAAEDDGTAHTEAPPPEGVPMGWRRMTECSYKMTEPETERMIKLRAANESLFTGRKHSAKPAWRAILYELGLQGKLTTDQLAKKWDNLKRRYKELKFPARGVETNPSSWPWFYRMNDAMEGRFAGAAPILTPIVEDEDEDCEPLSPTPKKRARRTRGGMAEFLTESEMDLLVDNEDKNGSTALGELQRMAEFTYKLTEEDTRRLIELRAANESLFTGRRNTAKPAWRGIVKEMGLTGKITPDQVAKKWDNLKTKFKDLKFPPRGMENQTNPASWPWFQLMSDALEGRLAGKAPRVTPVWTNEEDAVFVSSPPPDRDCLMVERGSVSELESMVGGDNAEADGNITYIDASGEECSTPSDLSYKSKSAVTDQDTRKMIKLRAANEVLFTGRRNAAKAAWKAILKELGLQGRVSTYQMAKKWDNLKRRYKDLKYPPVGMESVVDGASSWPWFHLMNEAMEGRLANSAPLLTPVTQDDEQHADPTPRNRSRSTLPPPPASSSDYGQETFCEAAEQSQRSAEVCDGPLGGLDREWEMVERERTALEREREMVERDRAAVERERAAVQAERLWLERERAAVERDRAMLEQERAALGREREVLDQRALMLNSVGHSGHLNALM; from the exons ATGGGGGGCGCGGTGGAGTCGTGGCCGTGGTTCCACATCATGGATGAGGCCATGCAGGGTCGACTCTACAACAGCAGCCTGGTACTGAGCCCGGACGCCATCGTCAACGCTGGTCACCGTGGCAACAGCCAACCTAACCACAACCAGGAGAACACAGACATCCTGGAGTTCCTCATCAAGACGGAGATGGAGGACACGGTggctgcagaggcagcagaggacGATGGGACGGCGCACACAGAGGCCCCGCCCCCTGAGGGCGTGCCCATGGGCTGGAGGAGGATGACCGAGTGCTCCTATAAAA TGACGGAGCCGGAGACGGAGCGGATGATCAAACTGAGAGCTGCCAACGAGTCGCTCTTCACCGGCAGGAAACATTCAGCCAAACCGGCCTGGAG AGCCATCCTGTATGAGCTGGGCCTTCAGGGGAAACTGACCACAGACCAGTTGGCCAAGAAGTGGGACAACCTGAAGAGGAGATACAAG GAGCTGAAGTTTCCAGCTCGTGGCGTGGAGACCAACCCCAGCTCTTGGCCCTGGTTCTACCGAATGAATGATGCCATGGAGGGACGCTTCGCTGGCGCCGCCCCTATCCTCACGCCCATCGTGGAGGACGAAGACGAAGACTGTGAGCCGCTGTCACCGACACCAAAGAAACGAGCCCGTCGGACCCGAGGGGGCATGGCCGAGTTTCTGACTGAGTCTGAGATGGATCTGCTGGTCGACAACGAGGACAAGAACGGGTCCACGGCGCTGGGAGAGCTGCAACGGATGGCAGAGTTCACCTACAAAc TGACAGAAGAAGATACCAGGCGGCTCATCGAGCTACGAGCTGCCAACGAGTCGCTGTTCACGGGGAGGAGGAACACAGCTAAACCAGCATGGAG AGGGATCGTGAAGGAGATGGGTCTGACAGGGAAGATCACACCTGACCAGGTCGCTAAGAAGTGGGACAACCTGAAGACCAAGTTCAAG GACCTGAAGTTCCCCCCCCGGGGAATGGAGAACCAGACCAACCCCGCCTCCTGGCCCTGGTTCCAGCTGATGAGCGATGCTCTGGAGGGACGCTTGGCGGGGAAAGCTCCAAGAGTGACGCCTGTCTGGACCAACGAGGAGGACGCCGTCTTTGTCTCGTCTCCTCCCCCGGACAGAGACTGTCTTATGGTGGAGAGGGGCAGCGTGTCAGAGCTGGAGAGCATGGTGGGCGGGGACAAcgctgaggctgatgggaacaTCACATACATCGACGCCAGCGGAGAAGAATGTTCAACTCCCTCCGACCTGTCTTATAAAAGTAAGAGTGCAG tgacgGATCAGGACACCAGGAAGATGATTAAACTTCGAGCTGCTAATGAAGTTTTGTTCACTGGGAGGAGAAACGCTGCCAAAGCTGCCTGGAa GGCCATTCTGAAGGAGCTGGGCCTGCAGGGGAGAGTTTCAACCTACCAGATGGCCAAGAAGTGGGACAATCTGAAGAGGAGGTACAAG GATCTGAAGTATCCTCCTGTGGGGATGGAGAGCGTTGTGGATGGTGCCTCCTCCTGGCCGTGGTTTCACCTGATGAACGAAGCCATGGAGGGCCGGCTGGCGAACAGcgcccccctcctcacccctgTCACCCAGGACGATGAGCAGCACGCTGACCCCACCCCCAGAAACAGGTCCCGCTccaccctcccccctccaccggCTTCTTCCTCAGACTACGGACAGGAAACTTTCTGCGAGGCGGCGGAGCAGAGCCAGCGGAGTGCAGAGGTGTGCGATGGGCCGCTGGGGGGGCTGGACAGAGAGTGGGAAATGGTCGAGCGGGAGAGGACGGcgctggagagagagagggagatggtggAGAGAGATCGGGcagcagtggagagagagagggcggcGGTGCAGGCAGAGAGGTTGTGGttggagagagagcgagcagcGGTGGAGCGGGACAGAGCTATGTTGGAGCAGGAGCGGGCAGCGCTGGGCCGAGAGCGGGAAGTCCTGGACCAGAGAGCCCTGATGCTGAACTCGGTGGGACACTCCGGACACCTGAACGCCCTCATGTAG